A single Chlamydia suis DNA region contains:
- a CDS encoding type B 50S ribosomal protein L31, which produces MKKNTHPEYRQVLFVDSSTGYKFVCGSTYQTDKTEVFEGQEYPVCYVSVSSSSHPFFTGSKKLVDAEGRVDKFLKRYSGVKQVAPKPETAVEEVLSKSKKKSPAKKKK; this is translated from the coding sequence ATGAAAAAAAACACTCATCCTGAGTATAGACAAGTTCTGTTTGTAGATTCTTCCACCGGTTACAAATTTGTTTGCGGGTCTACGTATCAGACAGATAAAACCGAGGTTTTTGAAGGACAAGAGTACCCTGTATGTTATGTCAGCGTTTCCTCATCTTCGCATCCGTTCTTCACAGGAAGCAAGAAACTTGTGGACGCTGAGGGACGTGTTGATAAATTCTTGAAACGGTACAGCGGTGTTAAACAAGTGGCTCCTAAACCAGAAACTGCTGTAGAAGAAGTTCTTTCAAAAAGTAAAAAGAAGTCTCCAGCTAAAAAGAAAAAATAA
- the prfA gene encoding peptide chain release factor 1, whose protein sequence is MEIKILECLKRLEEVEKQISDPNIFNNPKEYSSLSKEHARLSEIKNAHEAIVSAKKILHDDKLALSIEKDPEMVAMLEEGIQGGEEALERLSKQLENLLIPPDPDDDLSVIMELRAGTGGDEAALFVGDCVRMYHLYASMKGWQCEVLSASESDLGGYKEYVMGISGTAAKRFLQYEAGTHRVQRVPETETQGRVHTSAVTVAVLPEPAEDDEEVFIDEKDLRIDTFRSSGAGGQHVNVTDSAVRITHVPSGVVVTCQDERSQHKNKAKAMRVLKARIRDAEVQKRVQEASAMRSAQVGSGDRSERIRTYNFPQNRVTDHRIGLTLYNLDRVMQGELDVITTALVSHAHRQLFGHEEAN, encoded by the coding sequence ATGGAAATAAAAATTTTAGAGTGCTTAAAGCGTCTCGAAGAAGTTGAAAAGCAGATATCTGATCCCAATATCTTTAATAATCCCAAGGAGTATAGCTCTTTAAGTAAGGAGCATGCTCGTCTTTCTGAAATTAAAAATGCTCATGAGGCGATTGTCTCGGCAAAAAAAATACTTCATGATGACAAGCTAGCTTTGTCCATAGAAAAAGATCCTGAAATGGTGGCTATGCTGGAAGAGGGCATTCAGGGAGGAGAAGAGGCTTTAGAGCGACTATCTAAGCAATTGGAAAATTTGCTTATTCCTCCGGATCCAGATGATGATTTAAGCGTGATTATGGAGTTGCGAGCAGGGACAGGAGGGGATGAAGCTGCCCTTTTTGTGGGAGACTGTGTGCGTATGTATCACCTCTATGCATCAATGAAAGGGTGGCAGTGTGAGGTGCTCTCTGCATCGGAATCAGATCTCGGGGGGTACAAAGAATACGTTATGGGAATTTCTGGGACTGCTGCGAAGCGTTTTTTGCAATATGAAGCAGGGACTCATCGCGTCCAAAGGGTCCCAGAAACGGAAACTCAGGGAAGGGTGCACACTTCTGCGGTGACTGTTGCTGTTCTTCCCGAACCAGCAGAAGATGACGAGGAAGTGTTTATTGATGAAAAAGATTTACGCATCGATACCTTCCGTTCTTCGGGAGCTGGGGGGCAGCATGTGAACGTTACTGATTCCGCTGTTCGGATCACCCACGTTCCTTCCGGTGTGGTGGTTACCTGTCAAGATGAGCGGAGCCAGCATAAAAATAAGGCGAAAGCTATGCGCGTATTGAAAGCGCGTATTCGGGATGCTGAGGTGCAAAAGCGTGTGCAGGAGGCATCAGCGATGCGCTCTGCTCAGGTAGGTAGTGGAGATCGCTCAGAGAGGATTCGAACGTATAATTTTCCTCAAAATCGCGTGACTGATCATCGAATTGGTCTGACTTTGTATAATTTAGATCGGGTGATGCAAGGGGAGTTAGATGTGATTACCACAGCTCTGGTTTCTCACGCACATCGACAATTGTTTGGGCATGAAGAAGCTAATTAG
- the prmC gene encoding peptide chain release factor N(5)-glutamine methyltransferase, giving the protein MKKLIREASEYLESRGVRFPQREAEDIMMDLLGVPSRGILYGLRCLSDQAQKAYWKCVKKRGSRYPTAYIHGKVCFLGVELQVSPEVLIPRQETEVFVEKVIEYLQTHKEKKIFYDVCCGSGCIGLAVKKHCPHVHVVLSDVCPKALAVARSNAERNGLLVHFLLGDLFEPFSAPADAFVCNPPYLSYKEFFESDPEVRCHEPWKALVGGVSGLEFYRRIAAHIREILVPGGVGWLEIGSTQGESVKQIFCSKGIRGQVLKDYAQLDRFFFLENQASDAVSSGEISGFFER; this is encoded by the coding sequence ATGAAGAAGCTAATTAGAGAGGCTTCGGAGTATCTGGAGTCGCGAGGGGTTCGGTTTCCTCAAAGGGAAGCCGAGGATATTATGATGGATCTGCTAGGGGTTCCTTCTAGAGGAATTCTCTATGGCTTAAGATGCTTGTCGGATCAGGCGCAAAAGGCATATTGGAAGTGTGTGAAGAAGCGGGGATCTCGTTATCCCACAGCATATATTCATGGTAAAGTTTGTTTTTTAGGAGTGGAATTACAGGTTTCGCCAGAGGTTCTTATCCCAAGACAAGAAACCGAAGTCTTTGTAGAGAAGGTTATTGAGTATTTGCAAACACATAAAGAAAAAAAGATTTTTTATGATGTTTGTTGTGGGAGTGGATGTATTGGTTTGGCTGTGAAGAAGCATTGTCCTCATGTGCATGTTGTGCTGTCGGATGTTTGCCCAAAAGCTTTAGCTGTAGCCAGGTCAAATGCCGAAAGAAATGGTCTTCTTGTGCACTTTTTGTTGGGAGATTTATTTGAGCCTTTCAGCGCTCCTGCAGACGCTTTTGTCTGTAATCCCCCCTATCTTTCCTACAAGGAGTTTTTTGAATCTGATCCCGAAGTGCGTTGTCACGAACCTTGGAAAGCTTTGGTTGGAGGTGTTTCTGGGCTGGAATTTTATCGTCGCATAGCTGCGCATATTCGTGAAATTTTAGTTCCGGGAGGGGTCGGATGGTTAGAAATTGGCTCAACTCAGGGGGAAAGCGTAAAGCAAATTTTTTGCTCCAAAGGAATTCGGGGGCAGGTGCTCAAAGATTATGCCCAATTAGATAGGTTTTTTTTCCTTGAAAATCAAGCTAGTGATGCTGTATCCTCTGGGGAGATTTCTGGATTTTTCGAGAGATGA
- the ffh gene encoding signal recognition particle protein, which produces MINSLSQKLSSIFSSLFAAKRVTEESISDSIREVRLALLDADVHYLAVKNFIAKVKQKVVGEEVWKQVSPGQQFVKCLHEELVASLASDRADLSLQGRPAVILFCGLQGAGKTTTCAKLADYVLREKKAKKVLVVSCDLKRFSAVDQLKGLIEQTGADLFQKEGQEPVDMAAAAVQYARDQDYDLLIVDTAGRLHVDEALMDELAAIARVTNPSETLFVMNAAMGQDAVVAAKAFDERLGLTGIVVSMADGDARAGAVLSVKSLLNKPIKFEGCGEKIKDLRLFNAQSMAERILGMGDTISLVDKMRECISEEEHKELEEKLTKATFTYEDFHKQMRAFRRLGPLRKIMNMMPSFGGAKPSDKDLEESEKQMKRNEAIILSMTPEERKELVELNMSRMKRIAAGCGLTLGDVNQFRKQMMQSKKFLKGMTREKMEQMRKKMSGGNLWR; this is translated from the coding sequence ATGATTAATTCTTTATCGCAAAAACTATCTAGTATTTTCTCCTCACTTTTTGCAGCAAAGAGGGTAACAGAGGAGAGCATTTCTGATTCCATTCGAGAAGTTCGGTTAGCTCTTCTAGACGCTGATGTGCATTATCTGGCGGTAAAAAATTTTATAGCCAAGGTGAAGCAAAAAGTTGTGGGGGAAGAGGTCTGGAAACAGGTGTCCCCGGGACAGCAGTTTGTGAAATGTTTGCATGAGGAGCTTGTAGCTTCGCTTGCTTCGGATCGGGCTGATTTGTCGTTGCAGGGGCGGCCTGCTGTTATTTTGTTTTGCGGATTACAAGGAGCTGGGAAGACGACTACCTGCGCTAAGCTTGCCGATTACGTTCTTAGAGAAAAGAAGGCTAAAAAAGTATTGGTAGTATCATGCGATTTGAAACGCTTTTCAGCGGTGGATCAATTGAAAGGCTTAATCGAGCAAACAGGAGCAGATCTTTTCCAAAAGGAGGGGCAAGAACCTGTAGATATGGCAGCGGCAGCTGTTCAGTATGCAAGGGATCAGGACTATGATTTGCTGATTGTCGATACAGCTGGACGGCTTCATGTGGATGAGGCGTTGATGGATGAGTTGGCTGCTATCGCTCGTGTAACAAATCCTTCCGAAACTTTATTTGTTATGAATGCTGCCATGGGGCAGGATGCTGTAGTCGCTGCTAAAGCTTTTGATGAGCGCTTAGGGTTGACGGGTATCGTTGTATCCATGGCAGATGGTGATGCTCGAGCTGGGGCTGTTTTGTCTGTGAAGTCTCTGCTCAATAAACCGATTAAATTTGAAGGATGTGGGGAAAAAATAAAGGACCTACGTCTTTTTAATGCTCAGTCGATGGCTGAGCGTATCCTAGGAATGGGGGATACTATAAGTCTCGTCGATAAGATGCGAGAGTGCATCTCTGAAGAGGAGCATAAAGAGTTAGAAGAAAAATTGACGAAAGCAACATTTACTTATGAAGATTTTCATAAACAGATGCGAGCTTTTCGTCGTTTGGGGCCTTTGCGTAAAATCATGAATATGATGCCAAGCTTTGGAGGCGCAAAGCCCAGTGATAAGGATTTAGAAGAATCCGAGAAACAAATGAAAAGAAATGAGGCAATTATTCTTTCTATGACTCCAGAAGAAAGAAAGGAGTTGGTTGAGTTGAATATGAGCCGGATGAAAAGAATCGCTGCGGGCTGTGGCCTAACCTTAGGTGATGTGAATCAGTTTCGCAAGCAAATGATGCAATCCAAGAAATTTTTGAAGGGGATGACCCGAGAAAAAATGGAACAGATGAGAAAAAAAATGTCTGGAGGGAATCTGTGGCGTTAA
- a CDS encoding 30S ribosomal protein S16, with amino-acid sequence MALKIRLRQQGRKNHVVYRLVLADVESPRDGKYIEMLGWYDPHSEQNYQLKSERIFYWLNQGAELTEKAGALVKQGAPGVYAEIMAKKNARRAVVRQKRRAYRQRLAARRAEAAAK; translated from the coding sequence GTGGCGTTAAAAATTCGTTTAAGACAACAAGGGCGAAAGAACCATGTTGTATATAGATTAGTACTAGCTGATGTGGAATCTCCTAGAGATGGTAAATATATTGAGATGTTAGGATGGTATGATCCTCATAGTGAGCAAAATTATCAGCTGAAGAGCGAACGGATTTTTTATTGGCTGAATCAAGGAGCCGAGCTTACCGAGAAAGCTGGAGCTTTGGTGAAACAAGGGGCTCCGGGTGTTTATGCTGAGATAATGGCTAAAAAAAATGCTCGCAGAGCGGTTGTTAGACAAAAGAGACGAGCCTACCGTCAACGTCTTGCAGCAAGAAGGGCAGAAGCGGCTGCTAAATAA